The Nitrospira sp. genomic interval GTTGCGCGACGGCGAGCAGTCGCCCGGCGCCAGCATGAACGTGGAAGAGAAAGTCATGGTGGCGAAGCAGCTGGCGCGGCTTGGGGTCGATATCATCGAAGCCGGCTTTGCCTACAGTTCGCCCGGAGATTTTGAGGCGGTTCGCCGGATTGCGTTGGAGGTTGAGGGACCGACGGTCTGCAGTCTGGCGCGGGCTCGTCCGGAGGACATCGATCGGGCCTGGGAGGCGCTCAAAGGCGCGCCGAAGGCCAGGATTCATACGTTCCTCTCGACGTCCGACATCCATTTGAAGCATCAGTTCAGGATGACGCGGGAAGAGGCCAGGAAGCGTGCGGTCGAGATGGTGCAGCGCGCGCGGAGCTATATGCCGGACGTGGAGTTCTCGCTGATGGATGCGAGCCGCTCGGACCAGTCCTACGTCTATGAGGTCATTGAAGCGGTGATTGCTGCCGGGGCGGGAACGATCAATATTCCCGATACGGTGGGCTATGCCGTGCCGCAAGAGTTCGGCGCGTTGATCAAAGGGATTTTCGACAAAGTGCCGAATGCCAAGCAGGCCGTGATTTCAGTCCACTGCCACAACGACTTGGGTGTCGCTGTGGCGAATAGTTTAGCGGCGATCGTCAATGGCGCGGGCCAGGTGGAGTGCACGATCAACGGGATCGGCGAACGGGCCGGCAACACGTCGCTGGAAGAAATCGTCATGGGGCTCCGGACCCGGAAGGACTTTTATCAGGCCGATACCGGCATCCGGACGGAGGAGATTGCCAAGACGAGCCGGTTGGTGAGTAAGATTACCGGCATGGTCGTGCAGCCGAACAAGGCCATCGTCGGTGCGAATGCGTTCGCTCACACGTCCGGGATTCACCAGGACGGGCTGTTGAAGGATAAGACGACCTACGAAATCATGCGGCCGGAATCGATCGGGTTGATCGAGAGCAAGATGG includes:
- a CDS encoding 2-isopropylmalate synthase — translated: MERMIRIFDTTLRDGEQSPGASMNVEEKVMVAKQLARLGVDIIEAGFAYSSPGDFEAVRRIALEVEGPTVCSLARARPEDIDRAWEALKGAPKARIHTFLSTSDIHLKHQFRMTREEARKRAVEMVQRARSYMPDVEFSLMDASRSDQSYVYEVIEAVIAAGAGTINIPDTVGYAVPQEFGALIKGIFDKVPNAKQAVISVHCHNDLGVAVANSLAAIVNGAGQVECTINGIGERAGNTSLEEIVMGLRTRKDFYQADTGIRTEEIAKTSRLVSKITGMVVQPNKAIVGANAFAHTSGIHQDGLLKDKTTYEIMRPESIGLIESKMVMGKLSGRHAFRQRLDDLGYKLSEEELNHAFERFKKLADQKKEIFEEDLEVIVSEELAKMTERIVLKSFHVESGTNLVPTATVELNIDGQVIKESGTGDGPVDAVYRTIAAITKTKSKLLMFGVNAITGGTDAQGEVSVRVEEDGRTVSGHGADTDIIMAAARAYLNALNRLAYMASKQAEGEQKVRLI